One window of the Eucalyptus grandis isolate ANBG69807.140 chromosome 6, ASM1654582v1, whole genome shotgun sequence genome contains the following:
- the LOC104451686 gene encoding uncharacterized protein LOC104451686, producing the protein MRNLKKEGSKKASHNEPTLSILTEAGEISVSVFGSLLGFLALTSASTKPRGWSRVSKLLGPKRVSCDGGKETNEVQGLDALVLSLRSSKDINNQVGYLSKRLEELEASIQEIEDELECIFRRLVKLRVSLLNIVNH; encoded by the coding sequence atgagaaatttgaagaaggaaggCTCTAAGAAGGCCTCTCACAATGAACCTACCCTCAGTATACTAACTGAAGCTGGAGAGATCAGCGTTTCCGTATTCGGGTCCCTCTTAGGTTTCCTTGCTCTGACAAGTGCAAGCACCAAGCCTAGAGGCTGGTCCCGAGTGTCGAAACTGCTGGGACCTAAACGCGTATCATGTGACGGAGGAAAGGAAACCAATGAAGTGCAAGGCTTGGATGCCCTCGTGCTCTCCCTCAGATCGAGCAAAGACATCAATAATCAAGTAGGCTATTTGTCAAAGCGATTGGAGGAACTAGAGGCGAgcattcaagaaattgaggatgagTTGGAATGCATTTTCAGGCGCCTGGTGAAATTGAGGGTTTCCCTTCTCAACATTGTTAACCACTAG
- the LOC120294372 gene encoding uncharacterized protein LOC120294372, producing the protein MASSIETSKISGHFRSISLPSRSHPLATTTEEHLSRLRSSEAASSSSSASQSLGELKSLYDCIDDLLQLPLTQQVLSHLRSPTEESLDLSLMHLDVCGNVREAFSQTKECIQELKSSLRRRKGGDSSFAIEVEAYINSRKKLNKVISKYLRNLKKEGSEKASHNEATLSILTEAGEISVSVFRSLLGFLALTSASTKPRGWSRVSKLLGPKRVSCDKGKETNEVQGLDALVLSLRSSKDINNQVGDLSKRLEELEASIQEIEDELECIFRRLVKLRVSLLNIVNH; encoded by the coding sequence ATGGCTTCATCAATTGAGACCTCAAAAATTAGTGGCCATTTCCGATCAATCAGCTTGCCTTCTAGGAGCCACCCTCTCGCGACAACCACAGAGGAGCATTTGTCTAGGCTCAGATCATCAGAAGCAGCGTCCTCGTCCTCATCGGCATCCCAAAGTTTGGGAGAACTCAAGAGCTTGTATGACTGCATCGATGACTTGCTTCAGTTGCCTCTCACTCAACAGGTTCTTTCCCACCTGAGAAGTCCCACCGAAGAGTCGTTGGACCTTTCTCTTATGCACTTAGACGTTTGTGGGAACGTGAGGGAAGCTTTCTCACAGACGAAGGAATGTATCCAGGAGCTCAAATCATCTttgagaagaaggaaaggaggaGATTCCAGCTTCGCCATAGAGGTAGAAGCATACATCAACTCTAGAAAAAAGTTGAACAAAGTAATCAGCAAGTActtgagaaatttgaagaaggaaggCTCTGAGAAGGCCTCTCACAATGAAGCTACCCTCAGCATACTAACTGAAGCTGGAGAGATCAGCGTTTCCGTATTCAGGTCCCTCTTAGGTTTCCTTGCTCTGACAAGTGCAAGCACCAAGCCTAGAGGCTGGTCCCGAGTGTCGAAACTGCTGGGACCTAAACGCGTATCATGTGACAAAGGAAAGGAAACCAATGAAGTGCAAGGCTTGGATGCCCTCGTGCTCTCCCTCAGATCGAGCAAAGACATCAATAATCAAGTAGGCGATCTGTCAAAGCGATTGGAGGAACTAGAGGCGAgcattcaagaaattgaggatgagTTGGAATGCATTTTCAGGCGCTTGGTGAAATTGAGGGTTTCCCTTCTCAACATTGTTAACCACTAG
- the LOC120294373 gene encoding uncharacterized protein LOC120294373, with the protein MASSIETSKISGHFRSISLPSRRHPLATTAEEHLSRLRSSEAESSSSSASQSLGELKSLYDCIDDLLQLPLTQQVLSHLRSPAKESLDHSLMHLDVCGNAREAFSQTKECVQELKSSLRRRKGGDSSFAIEVEAYIDSRKKLNKVISKYLRNLKKEGSKKASHNEATLSILTGEISVSVFGSLLGFLALTSASTKPRGKKTNEVQGLDALVLSLRSSKDINNQVGDLSKRLEELEASIQDIEDELECIFRCLVKLRVSLLNIVNH; encoded by the exons ATGGCTTCATCAATTGAGACCTCGAAAATTAGTGGCCATTTCCGATCAATCAGCTTGCCTTCTAGGCGCCACCCTCTTGCGACAACCGCAGAGGAGCATTTGTCCAGGCTCAGATCATCAGAAGCGGAGTCCTCGTCCTCATCGGCATCCCAAAGTTTGGGAGAACTCAAGAGCTTGTATGACTGCATCGATGACTTGCTTCAGTTGCCTCTCACTCAACAGGTTCTTTCGCACTTGAGAAGTCCCGCCAAAGAGTCGTTGGACCATTCTCTCATGCACTTAGACGTTTGCGGGAACGCGAGGGAAGCTTTCTCACAGACGAAGGAATGTGTCCAGGAGCTCAAATCATCTttgagaagaaggaaaggaggaGATTCCAGCTTCGCCATAGAGGTAGAAGCGTACATCGACTCTAGAAAAAAGTTGAACAAAGTAATCAGCAAGTActtgagaaatttgaagaaggaaggCTCTAAGAAGGCCTCTCACAATGAAGCTACCCTCAGCATACTAACTGGAGAGATCAGCGTTTCCGTATTCGGGTCCCTCTTAGGTTTCCTTGCTCTGACAAGTGCAAGCACCAAGCCTAGAG GAAAGAAAACCAATGAAGTGCAAGGCTTGGATGCCCTCGTGCTCTCCCTCAGATCGAGCAAAGACATCAATAATCAAGTAGGCGATCTGTCAAAGCGATTGGAGGAACTAGAGGCGAGCATTCAAGACATTGAGGATGAGTTGGAATGCATTTTCAGGTGCCTGGTGAAATTGAGGGTTTCCCTTCTCAACATTGTTAACCACTAG